The following coding sequences are from one Aspergillus oryzae RIB40 DNA, Q47Con0163 window:
- a CDS encoding uncharacterized protein (predicted protein), which yields MSQYERVRLAKYLATAVLYYHATPWLNRAWRSEDIHFFNYPDPSIEQPQHIPAYMMSSVSTEYLPASPAYHRFIRNPVLFGLGVMFLELAFQVPLAALELSIDLQERGKSDLAEYSTARRVVEFSHGKISKSFKEVTKRCLYCDFGHDDDFHSPALQQAFYNNVITVLDDLEKRFRELQLD from the coding sequence ATGAGTCAGTACGAGCGTGTCCGCCTAGCCAAATATCTCGCTACTGCTGTTCTTTACTACCATGCCACACCTTGGCTCAACAGGGCATGGCGAAGTGAAGATATTCATTTTTTTAATTATCCTGATCCTTCCATTGAACAGCCACAGCATATCCCTGCATATATGATGAGCTCTGTCTCAACGGAATACCTGCCTGCGTCCCCCGCCTACCATCGCTTTATTCGAAATCCCGTTCTCTTCGGGCTCGGCGTGATGTTCCTTGAACTCGCATTTCAAGTTCCTCTCGCGGCCCTGGAACTGTCGATCGACCTacaagaaagagggaaatcaGACCTTGCTGAATATTCCACAGCCCGTCGGGTGGTAGAGTTTAGCCATGGCAAGATCAGCAAGAGCTTCAAAGAGGTCACCAAAAGATGTCTATACTGCGACTTTGGACATGACGATGACTTCCATAGTCCTGCCCTTCAGCAGGCTTTTTACAACAATGTCATTACAGtccttgatgatctggaaaagCGGTTCAGGGAACTCCAGCTTGACTAA
- a CDS encoding 5'-methylthioadenosine/S-adenosylhomocysteine nucleosidase family protein (predicted protein) — MPLPPTPRDRKDFSVAIICALEVESDAVELLFDHIWDANGDRYGKAAHDPYSYRTGVIGNHNVVLAYMTGMGKVQAASVAKSCRWSFPGVRLALIVGVCGGVPGGIEGGVFLGDIVISDEILPYDFGKRYPGTFQCREVTSRSNGDNEVQAFLRKLRSPKGREHLLSRTAHHLDVLRAGAGEYSCPPRQSDQLFEPNYHHKHHGTSKCKTCNEGKACKRAQKATCKALRCDQERLVVRLRSSQREFNIHFGRIASGDTVMKSGRDRDRIADKEKVIAFEMEGAGIDGIMPFLVIKGVCDYADSHKNKIWQKYSAGAAASCMKSLLEQWAVIDQFEKRHYQPRDFSQESHCHIQETASEACALSTRRDEGYHSQYNPDTNNENLLQGDFHVQNLGSRADSDSPARNRLQF; from the coding sequence ATGCCTCTTCCGCCAACACCAAGGGACCGCAAGGACTTCAGTGTCGCGATCATATGTGCTCTAGAGGTGGAATCTGACGCGGTGGAGCTCCTTTTTGACCACATATGGGATGCAAATGGTGATCGATACGGTAAAGCGGCTCACGACCCATATTCCTATCGAACAGGCGTGATCGGCAATCATAATGTCGTGTTGGCCTACATGACGGGCATGGGAAAGGTCCAAGCAGCAAGTGTCGCGAAGAGCTGCCGTTGGAGCTTTCCAGGCGTCCGGCTTGCCCTGATTGTTGGCGTTTGTGGAGGGGTGCCAGGAGGCATCGAAGGAGGAGTATTCCTTGGTGATATTGTGATCAGTGATGAGATCTTGCCGTACGATTTCGGAAAAAGGTACCCTGGGACATTCCAATGCAGAGAAGTGACGTCTCGCTCCAATGGGGACAACGAAGTACAAGCCTTCTTGCGCAAACTTAGAAGCCCAAAGGGACGCGAGCATCTACTCAGCAGGACAGCCCATCACTTAGATGTCCTCCGAGCGGGAGCTGGCGAGTATTCTTGTCCCCCCAGGCAATCTGATCAGCTTTTCGAACCAAACTACCACCACAAGCATCACGGTACCTCGAAATGCAAAACATGTAACGAAGGCAAGGCTTGTAAAAGGGCCCAGAAGGCCACATGTAAAGCGCTGAGGTGTGATCAAGAGAGATTGGTTGTTCGTTTGCGTTCATCCCAGAGGGAATTCAATATCCACTTTGGGCGAATAGCGTCAGGAGACACTGTCATGAAATCTGGCAGGGATAGAGACAGAATTGCCGATAAAGAGAAGGTGATTGCTTTTGAGATGGAGGGCGCGGGCATTGACGGTATcatgccttttcttgttatAAAGGGAGTTTGTGACTATGCCGACAGccacaaaaacaaaattTGGCAAAAGTACTCCGCTGGTGCAGCAGCCTCGTGCATGAAGTCACTGCTTGAACAGTGGGCGGTCATTGATCAATTCGAAAAGAGACATTACCAACCGCGGGACTTCTCACAGGAATCTCACTGCCATATCCAAGAAACCGCATCTGAAGCATGCGCTCTGTCAACTCGCAGAGACGAAGGATATCACTCACAATACAATCCTGACACCAACAATGAGAACCTGTTGCAAGGTGATTTCCACGTCCAAAATTTAGGTTCCCGCGCTGATAGCGACAGTCCTGCCAGAAATCGACTCCAGTTTTAA